In Macadamia integrifolia cultivar HAES 741 chromosome 1, SCU_Mint_v3, whole genome shotgun sequence, a single window of DNA contains:
- the LOC122073200 gene encoding uncharacterized protein LOC122073200, producing MAARTARLGRSAYAAVNAGKSGCSAFIHTRCLLPRAAELSGVTIALNGITSVAYSLTGITDGVTDNVVKSVKSLHGVERGLLRQFHSSTPLYSASTSSSQELTCNHEIVDINIPSQKRSNAQNWCGWMYF from the exons ATGGCGGCCAGAACGGCCAGACTTGGGAGATCAGCCTATGCTGCTGTGAACGCAGGAAAGAGCGGCTGCTCTGCTTTTATTCACACTCGCTGCTTACTGCCTCGCGCTGCTGAACTCTCTGGTGTGACAATCGCTTTGAATGGTATCACTTCGGTTGCTTATTCACTGACCGGAATCACAGATGGAGTCACTGACAATGTTGTTAAGTCTGTCAAGTCCTTGCATGGCGTGGAGAGAGGTCTCCTTCGCCAGTTTCACTCCTCCACTCCTTTGTACTCTGCTTCCACGAGCTCCTCCCag GAACTGACTTGCAACCATGAGATCGTCGATATCAATATACCAAGTCAAAAAAGAAGTAATGCACAAAATTGGTGCGGATGGATGTACTTTTAG